A single Salvia hispanica cultivar TCC Black 2014 unplaced genomic scaffold, UniMelb_Shisp_WGS_1.0 HiC_scaffold_1028, whole genome shotgun sequence DNA region contains:
- the LOC125197855 gene encoding probable cysteine desulfurase — MNDALDHHHCDDIVSHENVPFRVVGRGVPKTNDSTKKKLSWLRSQIIGATAEFETTFGRRHLTYADHTASGRPLHYIENYVTTKLLPFYGNTHTSDSYVGYNTTKMVHNAKSYVKRCLGGGEEDTIIFCGSGSTAAIKRLQEVMGIAVPSILRESVLKCLSDKEIWVVFVGPYELHSNLLSWRQSLTEVVEIGFDRHGHIDMEALTNNLSLFKNQNRQMLRSFSACSNVTGIVTDTRAIARLLHQYGVFACFDFAASGPYTKIEIRSSKTDGDDAIFLIPYKF, encoded by the exons GATCATCATCATTGTGATGACATAGTCAGCCATGAGAATGTTCCATTTCGTGTAGTTGGAAGAGGTGTGCCTAAGACCAACGACTCCACAAAGAAGAAACTTAGTTGGTTGCGCTCTCAAATTATTGGCGCCACGGCCGAATTCGAAACTACCTTTGGTCGGCGCCACCTCACTTACGCCGATCACACTGCTTCCGGTCGCCCCCTCCACTACATTGAGAACTATGTTACAACCAAATTACTTCCCTTCTATG GCAACACTCACACGAGCGACAGCTATGTCGGATACAACACCACAAAGATGGTGCACAACGCGAAAAGCTACGTGAAGAGATGCTTAGGAGGCGGAGAAGAAGACACCATAATATTCTGCGGGTCGGGCTCCACGGCTGCGATCAAACGCCTCCAAGAAGTCATGGGAATCGCCGTTCCTTCCATTCTAAGGGAGAGTGTTTTAAAATGCTTAAGCGACAAAGAGATATGGGTGGTCTTCGTAGGGCCCTATGAGCTCCATTCCAACCTTCTCTCCTGGCGGCAAAGCCTCACCGAGGTGGTGGAGATCGGCTTCGACCGCCATGGACACATCGACATGGAGGCTCTGACCAACAACCTTAGTCTCTTCAAGAATCAAAATCGCCAAATGCTCAGGTCTTTCTCCGCTTGTAGCAATGTCACAGGAATCGTTACCGACACCCGCGCCATCGCCCGCCTCCTCCACCAATACGGAGTGTTCGCATGTTTCGACTTTGCTGCCAG TGGACCGTATACAAAGATTGAGATTAGATCGAGCAAAACAGATGGAGACGATGCAATATTCTTGATCCCATATAAGTTTTGA